In Legionella beliardensis, the following are encoded in one genomic region:
- a CDS encoding DUF962 domain-containing protein, with protein sequence MKSFIEQAQFYAEYHQKPITFYTHIIGVPLIIFSLMIFFSFFHIVVPGVMDIRISDVLTAFILIYYVILNWRLGLIVTPIFIFMVWIADLIGWSGPTKEALWTFVVFFVLGWVLQLIGHVIEGKRPALVDNFWSTLTAPLYLTAELFFKMGRMQDLKAQIHTEENLPYNTHDLDKKID encoded by the coding sequence ATGAAATCATTTATTGAGCAAGCTCAGTTTTATGCCGAATATCATCAAAAGCCTATTACTTTTTATACTCATATTATCGGTGTACCGCTTATCATTTTTTCCTTGATGATTTTTTTTAGCTTTTTTCATATCGTCGTTCCAGGGGTTATGGATATTAGAATATCTGATGTCCTCACGGCCTTTATTCTTATTTACTATGTTATTTTAAACTGGCGTTTGGGTCTTATCGTAACGCCGATTTTTATTTTCATGGTATGGATTGCGGATTTGATAGGGTGGTCTGGGCCTACCAAAGAGGCATTATGGACTTTTGTTGTTTTTTTTGTTTTAGGTTGGGTTTTACAGTTAATTGGCCATGTTATTGAAGGTAAGCGCCCAGCATTGGTTGATAATTTTTGGTCAACACTCACCGCGCCACTCTATTTAACCGCTGAATTATTTTTTAAAATGGGACGAATGCAAGACCTTAAAGCGCAAATTCATACTGAAGAAAATTTACCTTATAACACCCATGATTTAGATAAAAAAATTGACTAA
- a CDS encoding SGNH/GDSL hydrolase family protein, whose product MSSAQSTTSCQLIFDPLMTFKEDLGTIYFQKVTENTITLELASRIPPFSLDELYGITDGKDLWFFRINERIPVPDPEASYLISWVEKDLPSPGIYYLASFQTNKKSEFNQTIDTIGDSLTWVRNGRFLRCLMRDQGLPYDFKGSHTDTFGFEHDGEGGDTTQDVLKRINQIPITDAYFLLIGTNDRIPPQETVNNIIQIAKGLHTKNRNAKIYISTLLPRSDDYFERNQTVNKLLLQKRPICPKCQVLDVGGAFYALADWQKLLPDRLHPSYEGYVELAKIITKQLNRANKRPVQTSYHLA is encoded by the coding sequence ATGTCTAGTGCACAATCTACCACATCTTGCCAACTCATTTTTGACCCATTAATGACATTTAAAGAAGATTTAGGAACAATTTATTTTCAAAAAGTGACGGAAAACACAATAACACTTGAGTTAGCTAGTAGAATTCCTCCCTTTAGTTTGGATGAATTATACGGTATAACTGATGGGAAAGATCTATGGTTTTTTCGAATTAATGAGCGTATTCCTGTTCCTGACCCAGAAGCCTCCTATTTAATAAGTTGGGTTGAAAAAGATTTACCCTCTCCTGGTATTTATTACCTTGCCTCATTTCAAACTAATAAAAAATCTGAGTTTAATCAAACAATAGATACTATAGGCGATAGCCTCACTTGGGTAAGAAATGGTCGATTTTTACGTTGCCTTATGCGCGATCAAGGCTTGCCTTATGATTTTAAAGGAAGTCACACAGACACCTTTGGCTTTGAGCATGATGGCGAAGGCGGTGATACAACGCAAGATGTATTAAAACGTATTAACCAAATACCTATAACAGATGCTTATTTTTTACTCATTGGCACTAATGATCGAATCCCGCCACAAGAAACAGTCAATAATATTATTCAAATTGCTAAGGGTCTTCATACTAAAAATCGCAACGCAAAAATTTACATCAGCACCCTGTTACCTCGCAGTGATGATTATTTCGAGCGTAATCAAACTGTTAATAAATTATTGCTGCAAAAAAGGCCTATCTGTCCTAAGTGTCAGGTCCTTGATGTAGGTGGTGCTTTTTATGCCTTAGCAGATTGGCAAAAATTACTTCCTGACCGCTTACATCCCAGTTACGAAGGTTATGTAGAGCTTGCTAAAATTATAACGAAACAGCTTAACCGGGCGAATAAACGCCCAGTTCAAACTAGTTATCATTTAGCTTAG
- a CDS encoding MFS transporter, with the protein MHLSSPNKALYAGVLGTVLQWYDFALFGYFAPIIATTYFPNDDRFAALLSAFGIFAVGYLLAPLGSLLFGYIGDRFGRKRALTISILAMAIPTALISLVPSYEAIGLAAPILITLFRVIQGFVASSEFTGSAIFLVEHAKEGNKAFYGCLTSSAYSVGSLLAGLTASLLTASFMPDWGWRIGFAMALIAGLVIFYLRFNVQETPEYMQMVRTRNVRFPFLLALKENPLAIIGVIGLAWLVSVLTFGTYIFTATYLHRYFNMSLSIATLIITFALAVDAVLEPFFAILADRIGFLKVVCFGLIATICLSLPIFLLLATGQVSLITLSMALLSLLIAMTFAPLNAYMISLFPHHYRYSGFGVAFHIGISLFGGTTPLALMWLVNQTGNLTSPAYYYIAAAIIGLASLRLCEYSQGRSTRSKSATLAPVIED; encoded by the coding sequence ATGCATTTATCTTCTCCAAATAAAGCACTTTACGCAGGTGTTTTAGGTACTGTTTTACAATGGTATGACTTTGCTCTTTTTGGCTATTTTGCACCAATTATTGCAACAACTTATTTTCCTAATGATGACAGATTTGCCGCTCTTTTGAGTGCATTTGGCATTTTTGCCGTAGGGTATTTGTTAGCACCACTTGGCTCACTATTATTTGGTTATATTGGTGATCGCTTTGGTCGAAAACGGGCTTTAACTATTAGTATTTTAGCAATGGCTATTCCAACTGCGCTGATTAGCCTTGTGCCTTCCTATGAAGCCATTGGCTTGGCCGCACCTATTCTCATTACCTTATTTCGAGTCATACAGGGGTTTGTTGCCAGCTCTGAATTTACCGGTTCTGCTATTTTTTTAGTGGAGCATGCTAAAGAAGGCAACAAAGCATTTTACGGTTGTTTAACAAGTTCTGCTTACAGTGTCGGTTCACTCTTAGCAGGATTGACAGCGTCCTTGTTAACAGCTTCCTTTATGCCTGATTGGGGCTGGCGAATAGGATTTGCTATGGCATTGATTGCGGGCCTGGTTATTTTTTATTTACGATTTAATGTCCAAGAAACACCAGAATATATGCAAATGGTACGTACTAGAAACGTGCGCTTTCCGTTTCTCCTAGCCTTAAAAGAAAATCCCTTAGCCATTATTGGGGTAATAGGGTTAGCGTGGCTTGTGAGTGTTCTAACCTTTGGCACCTATATTTTTACAGCCACTTATTTGCATCGTTATTTTAACATGTCACTCAGTATAGCCACTCTGATTATCACGTTTGCCTTGGCGGTGGACGCAGTCTTAGAGCCTTTTTTTGCCATCTTAGCTGACCGAATTGGTTTTTTAAAGGTGGTATGTTTTGGCTTAATAGCTACTATTTGTTTAAGTCTTCCTATCTTTTTGCTACTCGCTACGGGTCAAGTTAGTTTAATTACACTGAGCATGGCGTTATTGTCTCTTTTAATTGCAATGACTTTTGCACCCTTAAATGCGTATATGATTTCTTTATTTCCGCATCATTATCGCTATAGTGGATTTGGGGTGGCATTTCATATTGGTATTTCATTATTTGGTGGGACAACACCGTTAGCGTTAATGTGGCTAGTTAACCAAACAGGTAATTTGACCTCCCCTGCTTATTATTACATTGCTGCCGCAATCATTGGGTTAGCCTCTTTAAGGCTTTGTGAATACAGCCAAGGCAGGTCAACTAGGTCAAAATCAGCTACACTAGCGCCAGTTATTGAGGATTAA
- a CDS encoding GNAT family N-acetyltransferase encodes MLLFSSALKQHKLTFKPLSQCMDYVPLAAQWAEGEWGYIRNMGVEYRTRVMCDLSQYVYIGLFAEKPVAMFALLERKFSPDLVAATDCPIHARELMYVYVDKNYRGFGFGKQIIDEAKQLAKQAGATLILLDTLKPSLNRFYEKQGARIVCESELFSHATDVLKISV; translated from the coding sequence ATGTTACTTTTCAGTTCAGCTTTAAAACAGCATAAGCTTACGTTTAAGCCCTTAAGTCAGTGTATGGATTATGTTCCCCTTGCCGCTCAATGGGCGGAAGGTGAGTGGGGCTATATTCGTAATATGGGGGTTGAATATCGTACAAGGGTAATGTGTGATCTTAGTCAATATGTTTACATTGGGTTGTTTGCAGAAAAACCTGTCGCTATGTTTGCTCTGTTAGAGCGCAAATTTAGTCCTGACTTAGTTGCAGCTACAGATTGTCCTATCCATGCACGTGAATTAATGTATGTCTATGTGGATAAAAATTACCGGGGTTTTGGGTTTGGTAAACAAATCATTGATGAGGCAAAACAGCTAGCAAAGCAAGCAGGTGCGACGTTAATTTTGCTGGATACTTTAAAGCCTAGTTTGAATCGCTTTTATGAAAAGCAGGGGGCTAGAATAGTGTGTGAAAGTGAGTTATTTTCGCATGCAACGGATGTGTTAAAAATCAGTGTTTAA